Proteins encoded in a region of the Mycobacterium branderi genome:
- a CDS encoding (2Fe-2S)-binding protein produces the protein MYVCLCTGATTKTIAEAVIAGASTSKEVARECGAGSECGRCRRTVRAIIASARDLAQDK, from the coding sequence ATGTATGTCTGCCTGTGTACAGGAGCCACGACGAAAACCATTGCCGAGGCGGTCATTGCGGGTGCGTCGACATCGAAGGAAGTTGCACGGGAATGTGGCGCCGGATCGGAGTGCGGGCGATGTCGGCGCACCGTGCGTGCAATCATTGCGTCGGCTCGCGATCTAGCACAGGACAAATGA
- a CDS encoding MlaD family protein → MMKHFGAVWKFGLAIVVSGMLLILISNEIRQPVAGETRSFTAEFTDVSGLHEGADVRVRGVRVGKVQSLALNRSNGRTLSRVQFTMQRRYSIVPTSRLAVKFQALTGLRYIDVIDPAEGAVSDEMASIPTSMTIPSFDITKLFNGLQPVLATLDPSEINTFTENVATFLAGDGNGLGPMLASIKRLTALVSDREAVIATLMRNLQRVAEGVRGKSDALPTILDQVRINVDAAMTVLDEFRKSQVYGPEFTGQVARLLDALGLNSGEWTAPNYKPGWDPAKALDKAFTNVYNEIDGIKRIPVVWENIPEPTAAGTPVPCSKGPAVLPLPMDVLLNGRKVVICRQ, encoded by the coding sequence ATGATGAAACACTTTGGGGCGGTGTGGAAGTTCGGTCTCGCGATCGTGGTCAGCGGGATGCTGTTGATCCTCATCTCGAATGAGATCAGGCAACCCGTCGCGGGCGAGACCCGTAGCTTCACCGCAGAGTTCACCGATGTGTCGGGTCTGCACGAAGGGGCGGACGTGCGGGTTCGCGGTGTCAGAGTCGGCAAAGTGCAGTCGCTCGCCCTCAACAGGTCCAACGGACGCACCCTCTCGAGGGTTCAGTTCACCATGCAGCGCCGCTACAGCATCGTGCCCACGAGTCGCTTGGCGGTGAAATTTCAGGCTCTCACCGGATTGCGCTACATCGACGTGATCGACCCCGCCGAGGGTGCGGTGTCAGATGAAATGGCCAGCATTCCAACATCGATGACGATACCCTCCTTCGACATCACCAAGCTGTTCAACGGACTTCAGCCGGTCCTGGCCACCCTAGACCCCAGCGAAATCAACACCTTCACCGAAAATGTCGCCACCTTCCTGGCGGGCGACGGCAATGGCCTCGGCCCGATGCTCGCGAGCATCAAGAGACTGACGGCACTGGTCTCCGACCGCGAGGCGGTGATCGCGACGCTCATGCGCAATCTGCAGCGGGTCGCCGAAGGTGTACGTGGCAAATCCGATGCGCTGCCAACGATTTTGGACCAGGTCAGGATCAATGTCGATGCGGCTATGACAGTTCTCGACGAGTTCCGTAAGTCGCAGGTCTACGGCCCAGAGTTCACGGGTCAGGTGGCTCGCCTCCTCGACGCTTTAGGACTCAACTCGGGGGAGTGGACGGCGCCGAACTACAAGCCTGGTTGGGACCCGGCGAAAGCGCTCGACAAAGCGTTCACCAACGTCTACAACGAAATCGACGGCATCAAGCGCATACCGGTGGTGTGGGAGAACATCCCGGAGCCAACAGCTGCAGGCACCCCCGTCCCGTGTTCCAAAGGCCCGGCCGTACTACCCCTTCCTATGGATGTGCTCCTCAATGGACGGAAGGTGGTCATATGCCGTCAGTGA
- a CDS encoding zinc-binding dehydrogenase: MKAVVCSAGQLEVTDIPNPRPGPGQVLVNVSHCGICGSDLHARVHTDQLADMATTVGYDQMPRYEDKVVFGHEFCGEVVEYGPDTLCRWKPGTPVVAMPMCRNGRDVQFIGASTEVPGGYAEQIVVQESMTFDVPNGLPAAHAALTEPMAVAWHAVRRSGIRKKQNAYVIGCGPIGLAVIAMLKAAGVRAVVASDFSPRRRELAARLGADIVVDPRNADPFSSSPRPNRLNNVRDLLNLGFDTMEKLRWIPNLPWWYAFRVAHKLEIGPSGPVVFECVGVPGMIDNLLATVPMMSRIIVAGACLEPDTFRPGMAINKEIDLRFSTGYDPGEFRDTLHMLADGTVDPAPLITGTVGFSGVEAAFAALGNAEEHAKILVDPASTATMP, from the coding sequence ATGAAGGCAGTCGTTTGTAGCGCGGGACAGCTCGAAGTCACGGATATTCCCAATCCCAGGCCGGGACCGGGGCAGGTTCTCGTCAACGTGTCGCATTGCGGGATATGCGGTTCGGATCTGCATGCCCGCGTGCACACCGACCAACTAGCCGACATGGCCACGACTGTCGGTTATGACCAAATGCCGCGGTACGAGGACAAGGTGGTGTTCGGCCATGAATTCTGCGGCGAGGTGGTCGAATACGGGCCGGACACGCTTTGCCGCTGGAAGCCGGGCACGCCTGTGGTGGCGATGCCCATGTGCCGCAACGGGCGCGACGTACAATTCATCGGGGCCTCGACGGAGGTGCCGGGTGGGTACGCCGAGCAGATCGTCGTGCAGGAATCGATGACGTTCGACGTGCCGAACGGCTTGCCGGCCGCACATGCGGCGCTGACCGAGCCAATGGCAGTCGCGTGGCACGCGGTGCGCCGCAGTGGAATCAGAAAGAAGCAGAACGCCTACGTCATCGGCTGCGGTCCGATCGGGTTGGCTGTGATCGCGATGCTGAAGGCGGCCGGCGTGCGGGCCGTCGTCGCATCCGACTTCTCTCCGCGGCGCCGAGAGTTGGCCGCGCGCTTGGGAGCTGACATTGTGGTCGATCCACGCAACGCGGACCCGTTCTCGTCGTCGCCGCGGCCGAACCGGCTCAACAACGTCCGGGATCTACTGAACCTCGGCTTCGACACCATGGAGAAGTTGCGCTGGATCCCGAATCTGCCTTGGTGGTATGCATTTCGCGTCGCACACAAGCTGGAAATCGGCCCTTCGGGGCCAGTCGTCTTCGAATGTGTGGGCGTGCCGGGCATGATCGACAACCTGCTCGCGACCGTGCCCATGATGAGCCGCATCATCGTGGCGGGTGCCTGCCTCGAACCCGACACGTTCCGCCCCGGAATGGCCATCAATAAAGAGATCGACCTCCGCTTCTCCACCGGATACGACCCCGGCGAATTCCGCGACACGCTACACATGCTCGCCGATGGAACAGTCGACCCCGCGCCCCTCATCACCGGAACGGTCGGATTCTCAGGTGTGGAAGCAGCGTTCGCCGCCCTGGGTAACGCCGAGGAGCACGCCAAGATCCTGGTCGACCCCGCCAGCACGGCCACGATGCCGTAG
- a CDS encoding MlaD family protein has product MMRVAAVFVVFSVMVTAFLAYVAHLGIRVAPPEDRTNLVMDVADVSNLVVGSNVLLRGVPVGKVERVETSTSHATIHFFLDNKFKVPRDTVVRLENLSALGESYLELEPRKSSGATFTDGQRIPAESIVAPRSISELGVAVGRTLHQLDPGQLQKVVNEADAGLPDPYTVLPNLERASQVLHNTTAGLNGRGRQALENLQSLLEHAGFVGSLLARAAPDVNALGPLIHFLWQAGANFALRDDQPGDTYIFGKFMQRIQQFLDDRGADLRVLTEPLTPNVQAIASALRNIDSSQILSNLLAATPPDGAIELHVTLPRPAADVPEP; this is encoded by the coding sequence ATGATGAGAGTCGCAGCGGTATTCGTCGTGTTCAGTGTCATGGTCACCGCTTTCCTGGCTTATGTTGCGCACCTGGGCATCCGGGTAGCTCCGCCAGAGGATCGGACGAACCTTGTGATGGACGTCGCCGACGTGAGCAACCTCGTCGTCGGCTCCAACGTCCTGCTGCGTGGAGTTCCGGTAGGAAAGGTCGAGCGCGTCGAGACGTCGACTTCGCACGCCACCATCCACTTTTTCCTTGACAACAAATTCAAAGTTCCCCGGGACACCGTCGTTCGGCTGGAGAACCTGTCCGCGCTCGGCGAGTCCTACCTCGAACTCGAACCGCGGAAATCCAGCGGAGCCACATTCACTGACGGTCAGCGCATTCCAGCAGAATCGATCGTCGCGCCGAGATCGATCTCGGAACTGGGAGTCGCAGTGGGCCGGACGCTGCACCAGCTTGACCCCGGTCAGCTTCAGAAGGTGGTCAACGAAGCCGACGCAGGCCTGCCGGATCCGTACACCGTCCTCCCCAACTTGGAGCGTGCGAGCCAGGTCCTCCACAACACCACCGCAGGACTCAACGGCCGCGGCAGACAAGCGCTGGAAAACCTTCAGAGTCTGCTGGAGCACGCCGGTTTCGTCGGTTCCTTGCTTGCTCGCGCCGCACCAGACGTCAACGCCCTAGGCCCGCTCATTCACTTTTTGTGGCAGGCCGGAGCGAACTTTGCCTTACGCGATGACCAACCGGGGGACACTTACATTTTTGGCAAGTTCATGCAACGCATTCAACAGTTTTTGGACGATCGCGGGGCTGACTTGCGAGTTCTTACCGAACCACTCACCCCGAACGTCCAGGCGATAGCGAGCGCCCTCCGCAACATCGACAGCAGTCAGATTCTGTCCAACCTGTTGGCGGCAACCCCCCCTGATGGCGCAATCGAGCTGCACGTGACGCTCCCGAGGCCAGCAGCTGATGTGCCCGAACCCTGA
- a CDS encoding DUF732 domain-containing protein: protein MALFGIIGISPANADGKSYLQKLKDAGISTRGGDYEVKEWGYEVCALRAQGKPPTRWVEQAVYQSALHPPYGLTEQQANTIVDLAVSELCDDRDGPPPYEPLP, encoded by the coding sequence ATGGCACTGTTCGGCATTATCGGGATTTCACCGGCCAACGCCGACGGTAAGTCCTATCTCCAGAAACTGAAGGACGCCGGAATCAGTACCCGCGGTGGCGATTACGAGGTCAAGGAATGGGGCTATGAAGTGTGTGCGCTCAGGGCCCAAGGCAAGCCCCCAACGCGGTGGGTAGAGCAAGCTGTATACCAGTCCGCCCTTCATCCACCCTATGGCCTGACTGAACAGCAAGCCAACACGATCGTCGACCTCGCAGTGAGCGAGCTGTGCGACGATCGCGACGGGCCGCCCCCTTACGAGCCTCTTCCGTAG
- a CDS encoding MlaD family protein produces the protein MPSVTRSLRSPLFWGVVTICLTTIVALVVAELYISPPHRQLVTFYTDDVASVKPGDSVRVAGIDVGEVKHISLESQHARVQLSVKDDVFVGDQTQVEVRMLTVVGGYFVTLVPLGDRPLGRRPIPIDRVTMPYSLIRTLSDATKITDQVAPRPINESLNQIQQGLTGSNSEILAKVLDAGNSTSEVLERQRGQLTSILEMSNEYLQTMNGNRELLEYLISRIAILEETLVLYGDGFASSLAGLGKIVDKIYPIIPFYFEHRQDFLNRVRGILGEIQTIADRNGVVVRVLRRIRGRLQTTLDWQNAGTPQELLATDLCFPIEGRRC, from the coding sequence ATGCCGTCAGTGACAAGGTCTTTGCGTAGCCCATTGTTCTGGGGCGTCGTAACCATCTGCCTGACGACGATCGTCGCTTTGGTCGTTGCCGAGCTATACATCTCACCACCGCACCGTCAGCTCGTGACCTTTTACACCGACGATGTGGCCTCGGTGAAACCTGGTGATTCCGTGCGTGTCGCCGGCATCGACGTCGGTGAGGTCAAGCACATTTCACTGGAATCCCAGCACGCCCGGGTCCAGCTTTCCGTGAAAGACGACGTGTTCGTAGGCGACCAGACGCAGGTCGAAGTCCGGATGCTCACAGTCGTCGGCGGGTATTTCGTTACGCTTGTGCCGCTTGGTGATCGGCCTTTGGGTAGGCGCCCAATCCCGATTGACCGAGTTACCATGCCGTACAGCTTGATTCGGACCCTTTCGGACGCGACAAAGATTACCGACCAGGTCGCGCCCCGGCCGATCAACGAATCGCTCAACCAGATTCAGCAGGGCCTGACCGGAAGCAACTCCGAAATCCTCGCCAAGGTTCTCGACGCCGGCAACAGTACCAGCGAGGTCCTGGAACGCCAGCGCGGCCAACTGACCAGCATCCTCGAAATGTCCAATGAGTACCTCCAGACGATGAACGGCAACCGGGAACTGCTCGAATACCTGATCTCCCGCATCGCCATACTCGAAGAGACGCTTGTTCTTTACGGCGACGGGTTTGCCTCATCGCTCGCCGGCCTAGGCAAGATCGTGGACAAGATCTACCCCATCATCCCGTTCTACTTCGAACACCGGCAAGACTTCCTCAACAGGGTCCGCGGGATACTGGGCGAGATCCAAACGATCGCCGACCGCAACGGTGTTGTCGTGCGCGTGCTACGCCGCATCCGGGGGCGATTGCAAACGACTCTGGATTGGCAAAATGCCGGAACGCCGCAAGAACTCCTCGCGACAGACCTATGTTTTCCGATCGAGGGGAGGCGCTGCTGA
- a CDS encoding alpha/beta hydrolase fold domain-containing protein, giving the protein MRGLGPRPPFDPELQTVLAAIGDQIPEATLETIAELRNAQPPGIITDDELTAAGLVRRDVTIRGYEGAELVASVIARTDKSDVGPGIYHIHGGGMIVGNRMAGVGQIMPSIVAHDAVAVTVEYRIAPEFPDPYPVEDCYAGLLWTAKHAAELGIDLDRLIIAGTSAGGGLAAGNALLARDRNGPKLAGQVLMCPMLDDRDQTASSMQCYDEGIWIRASNVTGWTALLGDRRGTDDVSIYAAPARATDLSGLPPAFIDCGSSEVFRDEAVAYATSLWCAGVQAELHVWPGGFHSFDLIAPHTALAHAAAAARNDWVARILDT; this is encoded by the coding sequence ATGCGCGGGCTCGGCCCCCGACCGCCGTTCGACCCTGAGCTGCAGACAGTCCTCGCCGCGATCGGCGACCAGATACCCGAGGCCACCCTTGAGACGATCGCGGAGCTGCGTAATGCGCAGCCGCCGGGGATCATTACCGACGACGAGCTGACAGCAGCCGGCCTCGTCCGGCGCGATGTCACGATCCGCGGCTACGAGGGTGCGGAGCTCGTCGCCTCCGTCATCGCGCGGACCGACAAGTCCGACGTCGGCCCCGGCATCTACCACATCCACGGCGGCGGGATGATCGTCGGCAACCGCATGGCCGGCGTCGGGCAAATCATGCCGTCGATCGTCGCGCACGATGCCGTCGCCGTCACTGTCGAATACCGGATCGCCCCGGAGTTCCCGGACCCCTACCCGGTCGAGGACTGCTACGCCGGCCTGCTCTGGACGGCCAAGCACGCCGCCGAGCTGGGAATCGATCTCGACCGCCTCATCATCGCCGGCACCAGTGCGGGCGGCGGACTCGCCGCCGGTAATGCGCTGCTGGCGCGTGATCGCAACGGGCCCAAGCTCGCTGGCCAGGTATTGATGTGCCCCATGCTCGACGACCGTGACCAGACCGCGTCGAGCATGCAGTGCTACGACGAAGGGATCTGGATCAGGGCGAGCAACGTGACGGGTTGGACTGCTCTCCTGGGAGATCGCCGCGGTACCGATGACGTGTCGATTTACGCTGCACCCGCGCGTGCGACCGATCTTTCCGGCCTGCCGCCGGCCTTCATCGACTGCGGCTCGTCGGAGGTGTTCCGCGACGAAGCCGTCGCCTACGCGACAAGCCTGTGGTGTGCCGGTGTCCAGGCCGAGCTGCATGTGTGGCCAGGAGGGTTCCACAGCTTCGATCTGATCGCACCGCACACGGCACTGGCGCATGCCGCGGCCGCTGCGCGCAACGACTGGGTCGCAAGAATTCTCGACACGTGA
- a CDS encoding MlaD family protein has translation MAAVISSVLGATSCATASGSAAHEYCAILPDSVGLYVGNHVTQMGYPIGEIRKIEPRDTEVKVVFSLDGRRPVPTGVRAVTRSPSILADRALELVGNYTGGPKLKPGECVPLNQNATPLSISRIIGSATDFVNTVNPEGSTNIADALRGIDEAMAGQGDRANQLLVRSSRLLDNPDQAISQMGEITRNIAELTSMLRANRAPLKQEIIDLPVIAPNLVKSLHGAGEFDAPVADLLAAVKDIELELGPELQNALDETGELMRIFSPHYKGLANMLNFVPRMISGANGEPPGAVAGGIAKHLNNHSFSVLTWRPPLYRIPTPNGLLACGVMNASAPGSCADVGGRPYAVDVALLQYVLTEAQRR, from the coding sequence GTGGCTGCGGTGATTTCATCCGTCCTCGGCGCCACCTCATGTGCGACTGCCTCAGGTTCGGCAGCGCATGAGTACTGCGCGATCTTGCCCGACAGCGTGGGGTTGTATGTGGGCAACCACGTCACGCAGATGGGATATCCGATCGGCGAGATCCGCAAGATCGAGCCGCGCGATACAGAGGTCAAGGTCGTGTTCTCGCTTGACGGGAGACGACCTGTGCCGACAGGAGTGCGGGCGGTTACCCGATCGCCCTCCATTTTGGCAGACCGCGCGCTCGAACTCGTAGGGAACTACACAGGTGGTCCGAAACTCAAGCCCGGCGAGTGCGTTCCACTGAATCAGAATGCTACCCCGCTAAGCATCTCGAGGATCATCGGTTCGGCGACCGACTTCGTGAACACTGTCAACCCGGAAGGCTCGACGAATATCGCCGATGCGTTGCGCGGCATCGACGAAGCGATGGCGGGCCAGGGAGATCGCGCTAATCAATTGCTGGTTCGGTCGTCGCGGCTACTGGACAACCCAGACCAGGCGATTTCCCAAATGGGCGAAATCACCCGCAACATCGCCGAACTGACATCGATGCTGCGCGCCAATCGTGCGCCTCTCAAGCAAGAAATCATCGACCTGCCGGTGATAGCGCCTAACTTGGTGAAGTCTCTGCACGGCGCCGGGGAATTTGACGCGCCCGTTGCCGACCTCTTGGCCGCCGTCAAGGACATCGAGCTGGAACTAGGACCCGAGTTGCAGAATGCCCTGGATGAGACGGGCGAGTTAATGCGGATCTTCAGCCCGCACTACAAGGGCCTCGCCAACATGCTCAATTTTGTGCCGCGGATGATCAGCGGCGCCAACGGTGAGCCACCGGGAGCGGTCGCCGGAGGCATCGCGAAACACCTCAACAACCACTCGTTCAGTGTGCTTACCTGGCGTCCGCCGCTGTACCGGATACCGACACCGAACGGTCTGCTGGCATGCGGCGTCATGAACGCCTCAGCTCCTGGTAGCTGCGCAGACGTCGGCGGCCGACCCTACGCGGTCGATGTCGCACTGTTGCAATACGTACTCACGGAGGCTCAGCGGCGATGA
- a CDS encoding acrylyl-CoA reductase family protein, translating into MSDSFNAFVLNKGEGGFSAGVQQLTLDDLPAGNVTVRVQYSSVNYKDGLACLPESPVVATYPMVPGIDLAGTVVESSDPRFTAGQEVLAIGRALGISQFGGYAEYARLSGDWVEPLPAGLTLKEAMALGTAGFTAGLSIQRLEDNGLKPGDGPVLVTGATGGVGSVAVNMLAGLGYEVAASTGKAAEHEYLQKLGASKILSREDVSGQSDSPLEAELWAGAVDPVGADTTAYLLRTTRYGGSVATCGLTGGFAIGTTVLPFILRGVNLLGIDSVQCPADVRGAVWKRLGSDLKPKNLAESISHEIGLDEIPAVTASILGGAVKGRTIVRL; encoded by the coding sequence ATGTCCGATTCTTTCAACGCTTTCGTTTTGAACAAGGGAGAAGGCGGTTTCAGCGCCGGCGTGCAGCAGCTCACGCTCGACGATCTGCCTGCGGGCAACGTCACTGTGCGCGTGCAGTACTCAAGCGTCAACTACAAGGACGGACTCGCCTGCCTCCCCGAGAGTCCCGTGGTGGCCACGTACCCGATGGTGCCGGGCATCGACCTGGCCGGCACCGTCGTCGAATCCAGCGATCCGCGCTTCACCGCCGGCCAGGAGGTGCTCGCAATCGGTCGTGCGCTGGGGATTTCGCAATTCGGCGGCTATGCCGAGTACGCGCGCCTGTCCGGAGATTGGGTTGAGCCACTTCCGGCAGGTCTGACGCTCAAGGAAGCAATGGCTCTCGGGACGGCCGGGTTCACCGCGGGCCTGTCGATTCAACGGCTGGAGGACAATGGGCTCAAACCGGGCGACGGGCCCGTACTGGTGACCGGCGCGACCGGCGGCGTGGGCAGCGTTGCGGTGAACATGCTTGCCGGCCTTGGCTATGAGGTCGCCGCTAGCACGGGAAAGGCGGCGGAGCACGAGTATCTCCAGAAGTTGGGCGCCAGCAAGATCCTCAGCCGCGAGGATGTCTCAGGGCAGAGCGATAGCCCCCTGGAAGCCGAACTCTGGGCTGGCGCTGTTGATCCGGTGGGCGCCGACACCACGGCGTACCTGCTGCGCACCACGCGTTACGGCGGTTCGGTCGCGACCTGCGGGCTCACCGGCGGCTTCGCGATCGGCACCACCGTGCTGCCGTTCATCCTCCGTGGGGTGAACCTGTTGGGGATCGACTCCGTTCAGTGCCCAGCCGACGTGCGCGGTGCGGTGTGGAAGCGCCTGGGATCAGACCTCAAGCCGAAGAACCTGGCGGAGAGCATCTCTCACGAGATCGGACTTGACGAGATCCCCGCGGTGACTGCGAGCATCCTCGGCGGTGCGGTGAAAGGTCGAACGATCGTACGGCTCTAG
- a CDS encoding nuclear transport factor 2-like protein, whose translation MEELLRLHEEAEFNLDLDATMATLVENPVYELPSLNFYIEGREAVEELYRRMLHGGDVRNFWADKRTHAISPSSLIREAWVYFDTDEGVRTTGSYNVVMDFEGDKIAGERMFMDASFTKTMAAVLGPDFADVPGVYPLNQKQPPPVPRLDRAAAHAANSNH comes from the coding sequence ATGGAAGAGTTGCTCAGGCTCCACGAGGAGGCTGAGTTCAATCTCGACCTCGATGCAACGATGGCAACGCTCGTCGAGAACCCCGTTTACGAGTTGCCCTCGCTCAACTTCTACATCGAGGGCCGGGAAGCCGTCGAAGAGCTCTATCGGCGGATGCTTCACGGCGGAGACGTGCGGAACTTCTGGGCGGATAAGCGCACGCACGCAATCTCCCCGAGCAGCCTTATTCGCGAGGCGTGGGTGTACTTCGACACCGATGAGGGAGTCCGTACCACCGGCAGCTACAACGTCGTGATGGACTTCGAAGGCGACAAGATCGCCGGCGAGCGGATGTTCATGGACGCCAGTTTCACCAAGACAATGGCCGCGGTTCTCGGGCCTGATTTCGCTGACGTTCCAGGCGTTTACCCCCTGAACCAGAAGCAGCCGCCACCCGTGCCGCGCCTGGATCGGGCGGCCGCGCACGCAGCCAACTCGAATCACTGA
- a CDS encoding MlaD family protein yields MVCGLGATGCSSLDALSVDALPVPGHTYGDGYDIVAEFANVLNLPDRAKVVMDGTTVGEVSKVAVAGTHVDVTARIQEGVEVPSNTSAVLQQATVLGDIYLALEPPVGGAAPTRPLAAGERIPLRQTISPPQLEDTIANLANFIGSGSIQRGQNTLVRLNRITPPQDEVRRVVSQVTTDLNQLSDNVGTVDDMLTGLEQTSNASARWAPQLSFWFTPQGVRGFQRSTVVSREIGNLLPSVGTIYSSGYYMVPAFSSLADAMTAVQGSKQAVEAEYPRWRRFILDYFLPQQKNPAINITSIVGPDGRELSGNVEQVLRMLGAVP; encoded by the coding sequence ATGGTCTGCGGCCTGGGCGCCACCGGGTGCTCGTCGCTGGATGCCCTTTCTGTCGATGCGCTACCGGTGCCGGGCCACACATATGGCGATGGCTATGACATCGTCGCCGAGTTCGCCAACGTGCTCAATTTGCCAGACAGGGCGAAAGTGGTCATGGACGGTACAACCGTGGGAGAGGTGAGCAAGGTCGCTGTAGCCGGCACCCATGTGGATGTGACGGCACGCATCCAAGAAGGAGTCGAGGTTCCGTCCAACACGTCTGCGGTGCTTCAACAGGCCACGGTCCTCGGCGACATATACCTGGCCTTGGAGCCTCCGGTCGGGGGTGCAGCACCAACCCGGCCACTAGCTGCCGGAGAACGAATTCCCTTGCGACAGACAATCTCTCCACCTCAGCTGGAGGACACCATTGCCAATTTGGCGAACTTCATCGGCAGTGGGTCGATACAGCGTGGGCAGAACACGCTCGTCCGGCTCAACCGGATTACTCCTCCGCAAGATGAAGTGCGCAGAGTGGTATCGCAGGTAACGACTGACCTCAACCAACTATCCGACAATGTCGGCACCGTCGACGACATGCTCACCGGGCTGGAACAAACGTCGAATGCGTCGGCCCGATGGGCGCCACAACTGAGCTTCTGGTTCACCCCGCAGGGTGTACGGGGATTCCAGCGATCCACGGTTGTTTCTCGCGAGATCGGCAACTTGCTGCCGTCGGTCGGGACGATCTACAGCAGCGGATACTACATGGTTCCGGCGTTCTCATCCCTTGCTGATGCCATGACAGCGGTGCAAGGGTCGAAGCAGGCTGTGGAGGCCGAGTACCCACGCTGGCGGAGATTCATCTTGGACTATTTCCTTCCGCAACAAAAGAATCCGGCGATAAACATCACCTCGATCGTCGGCCCCGACGGGCGCGAGCTGTCGGGCAACGTGGAACAGGTGCTGCGGATGCTAGGAGCCGTCCCGTGA
- a CDS encoding fatty-acid--CoA ligase — MSNPGHAWSELVKRESDLASIGAHHVVMYESVQTQGRVFVTIGVRNKVPRAELLRSPVVFEWFDSGGVEDIPAVFVGEIVEKIEIHAPLQGKPAGVVVAVIALVDDVATLLKHIHRTLEQIEAAGVQKLWVYQAFDDDREVMVLHQVDDATKAKRLIEQTDPDVAEWMHGAGFGAYPPLFLGTLRGVMRVRAEA; from the coding sequence GTGAGCAATCCCGGCCACGCGTGGTCTGAGCTTGTCAAGCGTGAGTCGGATCTTGCCAGCATCGGCGCGCACCACGTCGTGATGTATGAGTCGGTCCAGACGCAGGGCCGGGTCTTCGTGACTATCGGGGTCCGTAACAAGGTTCCCCGTGCGGAGCTGTTGCGCTCACCTGTCGTCTTCGAGTGGTTCGACTCGGGCGGGGTTGAGGACATCCCGGCGGTGTTCGTCGGCGAAATCGTCGAGAAGATTGAGATACATGCGCCGTTGCAGGGCAAACCCGCCGGCGTGGTCGTCGCCGTGATCGCGTTGGTCGACGACGTTGCGACCCTGCTCAAGCACATTCATCGCACGCTTGAGCAGATCGAAGCGGCCGGGGTGCAGAAACTTTGGGTGTATCAAGCGTTCGACGACGATCGCGAGGTCATGGTTCTCCATCAGGTAGACGACGCCACGAAGGCGAAGCGATTGATCGAGCAAACCGATCCCGACGTTGCGGAATGGATGCATGGCGCGGGATTCGGCGCATATCCGCCATTGTTTCTGGGAACGCTGCGAGGTGTCATGCGGGTCCGGGCTGAGGCTTAG